From Sulfuracidifex tepidarius, one genomic window encodes:
- a CDS encoding N-acetylglucosamine kinase — protein sequence MIEEVSLIFMYLLIDAGGTSTKAFLHDGGGIISQYRGPPGSVATVGLERSVESIEEVIRHYGGRRFDAIAIALAGTDVQENLRKARTVLRSRLRKYAPKINVEHDAHVVLLSNADMGCSAILGTGSIVYCFDGKRRVIRGDRGWLVGDPCSGFYFGREYLRAILYQFQGMKRRSCMLLNSGFRNEDELVKFLYENSCNQDKIAAFSSKLFSCIDKDEQAKYILYKGLNQEWEAIKSALKSSGQNSLYYFGGLLASATFESSFVDFITKKAREYRIDVKIKKSNEIIDGLLRLLQF from the coding sequence ATGATCGAAGAAGTCTCTTTAATTTTTATGTATTTGCTAATAGACGCAGGCGGAACATCAACAAAGGCTTTTCTACATGATGGAGGAGGCATCATATCACAGTACAGAGGCCCTCCAGGGAGTGTTGCAACTGTAGGACTGGAGAGATCAGTCGAATCGATAGAGGAAGTTATAAGACATTATGGGGGCAGAAGGTTCGATGCAATTGCGATAGCCCTAGCTGGTACTGACGTACAGGAAAACCTACGTAAGGCCAGAACGGTTCTAAGAAGCAGGCTGAGAAAGTATGCACCCAAAATCAACGTGGAACATGACGCCCACGTGGTACTTCTTTCAAATGCGGACATGGGATGTTCCGCGATCTTAGGTACAGGGAGCATAGTTTACTGCTTTGATGGGAAAAGGAGAGTAATAAGAGGCGATAGAGGGTGGTTAGTCGGAGACCCATGCTCAGGTTTCTATTTCGGAAGGGAGTATTTAAGGGCAATCCTATATCAGTTTCAGGGAATGAAGAGGAGAAGTTGTATGTTATTGAACTCAGGCTTTAGAAATGAGGACGAACTTGTTAAGTTCCTTTATGAAAACTCGTGCAATCAGGACAAGATAGCTGCATTCTCAAGTAAATTGTTTTCGTGCATAGATAAAGACGAACAGGCCAAGTATATTCTTTACAAGGGACTAAATCAAGAATGGGAAGCTATTAAGTCCGCCTTAAAGTCTTCTGGGCAGAATTCTCTATACTATTTCGGAGGACTTCTAGCATCAGCTACCTTTGAGAGTAGTTTCGTAGATTTTATTACAAAGAAAGCCAGAGAATACAGAATAGATGTAAAAATTAAGAAAAGTAATGAAATAATCGATGGCCTTTTAAGGTTGTTACAATTCTAA
- a CDS encoding DUF5622 domain-containing protein, with translation MMPPPSCRKAFVDVPPASISKYIKIKETSSIISLVAMLKHDKIIYIEVKKGTNEKETKFYVKARSFKSKDYNSPEKYILLNSRKEKPPRNATIVKVDDLPLEVKEKLLK, from the coding sequence ATGATGCCTCCTCCATCATGTAGAAAAGCCTTTGTTGATGTTCCGCCTGCGTCTATTAGCAAATACATAAAAATTAAAGAGACTTCTTCGATCATAAGTTTGGTTGCTATGCTCAAGCACGATAAAATTATCTATATAGAAGTAAAAAAAGGTACTAATGAAAAAGAAACTAAATTTTATGTGAAAGCTAGATCGTTTAAATCCAAGGACTATAACTCACCTGAGAAGTACATACTCCTTAATTCAAGGAAAGAGAAGCCTCCTAGGAACGCAACAATAGTTAAAGTTGACGACTTACCTCTTGAAGTGAAAGAGAAACTGCTTAAATAG
- a CDS encoding DUF120 domain-containing protein, which produces MNSKEIDIACTLAKIISFSKDKECITQLELSKLLDISQQSVSRKLNELEEMRLINKSETKNGAIISLTNEGETLLLRCLEMIKEAIETKRELRFKGKVVSGLGEGKIFLSIKYYEEEISRRMGFVPYPGTLNLNLYDKSSVENRIILDANSGILIPEHKFEDRVLGAVKMFPATVNGIGPAAIVIPLRTVHPKSVIELISPFSLREKLNLKDGDDVEVIVMT; this is translated from the coding sequence ATGAACTCTAAAGAAATTGATATAGCTTGTACGCTAGCTAAGATTATTTCTTTCTCAAAGGATAAGGAATGTATAACGCAGCTAGAGTTATCTAAGTTACTCGACATATCACAACAATCGGTATCGAGAAAGCTTAACGAATTAGAAGAAATGAGGTTGATCAACAAATCAGAGACTAAGAACGGTGCGATCATAAGCCTCACCAATGAGGGGGAAACGTTACTTCTACGGTGTTTAGAGATGATCAAAGAAGCAATAGAGACTAAGAGGGAACTCAGGTTTAAGGGTAAAGTAGTATCTGGGCTCGGAGAAGGAAAGATTTTCTTGTCAATAAAGTATTATGAGGAGGAAATCTCAAGGAGAATGGGCTTCGTGCCGTACCCTGGAACATTAAACCTTAATCTTTATGATAAGAGCTCCGTGGAAAATAGGATAATACTAGATGCAAACAGCGGCATATTGATACCTGAGCACAAATTCGAGGACAGAGTTCTCGGGGCAGTCAAGATGTTCCCTGCTACTGTAAATGGTATAGGTCCTGCGGCAATAGTAATACCGCTTAGGACAGTGCACCCTAAGAGCGTCATCGAGCTGATTTCTCCGTTCTCTTTAAGAGAGAAGCTTAATTTAAAGGACGGAGACGACGTAGAAGTGATAGTAATGACATGA
- the gatC gene encoding Asp-tRNA(Asn) amidotransferase subunit GatC — protein MKIEVNDDLIGKLERLALITLNEEEKERVKKDVKQILEFFDKINEADLDNIEPLFHPLPTGKLRKDEPSKGLDRDEALKNVKRKENGYIVGPRTYGE, from the coding sequence ATGAAAATCGAGGTAAATGACGATCTAATAGGAAAACTAGAGAGACTTGCGCTGATCACTTTAAACGAGGAAGAGAAAGAGAGAGTGAAAAAGGACGTAAAGCAAATACTTGAGTTCTTTGACAAAATTAATGAAGCTGACTTGGACAACATAGAACCCCTCTTCCATCCCCTTCCTACGGGGAAGCTGAGAAAAGACGAGCCTTCTAAAGGGCTAGATAGAGATGAGGCGCTCAAGAACGTTAAGAGAAAGGAAAACGGATACATAGTAGGTCCTAGAACTTACGGTGAATAA
- the gatA gene encoding Asp-tRNA(Asn)/Glu-tRNA(Gln) amidotransferase subunit GatA encodes MSLTSKFLKGEIDPDEYVSKTFDLIKKKDSGIKAFITLRKEEEVLQEVKERRNQGGKLAGVLLAVKDNISTAGIRTTCASKMLEDYVPPYNATVINKVLKEGAVIIGKTNMDEFAMGSTTETSYFGPTRNPWDLERTPGGSSGGSAASIAAGYVSLALGSDTGGSIRAPASFNGAYGLKPSYGTVSRFGLVAYANSLEQIGPIAGNSEYLSMLFSIIAGEDPRDATTISYSAEDKPTVIPLKGLRVGVISNIMESSDKEIVSIFRNITNKMSDEGAVVEETELKNVELALPSYYVIAMSEASSNLARFDGVRYGFSKYNEGNWKETFSKNRGEGFGLEVKRRILLGSFILSAGYYDQYYIRALKARNLIKKNMDSLFSKYDVLISPTMPVLPPKIGEVIDDPVKMYAIDLNTVLANLTAIPAISLPVGFASRLPVGMQIMGRYLSDTFLLGISRFIEQLTGLHDLIA; translated from the coding sequence GTGAGCCTTACCTCCAAATTCCTAAAAGGAGAAATAGATCCAGACGAATATGTAAGCAAGACTTTTGATTTGATCAAAAAGAAGGACAGCGGCATAAAGGCATTCATCACATTGAGGAAAGAAGAAGAAGTACTTCAAGAGGTAAAAGAAAGGAGAAACCAAGGGGGGAAGTTAGCAGGAGTTCTCCTTGCTGTTAAGGACAACATATCCACCGCAGGAATAAGGACTACTTGCGCTTCGAAGATGCTTGAGGACTATGTACCTCCATATAACGCTACTGTGATAAACAAGGTCTTGAAGGAAGGTGCAGTCATAATTGGGAAAACTAACATGGACGAGTTCGCCATGGGCTCAACTACAGAAACTAGTTACTTCGGCCCTACGAGAAACCCATGGGATCTGGAAAGAACTCCAGGCGGGTCTTCTGGCGGAAGCGCAGCTTCGATAGCAGCGGGATATGTTAGCCTGGCCCTAGGGAGCGATACGGGAGGATCCATAAGGGCTCCAGCGTCATTTAATGGAGCGTATGGGCTCAAGCCTTCTTATGGTACTGTCAGTAGATTCGGTCTGGTAGCTTATGCTAATAGCTTAGAACAAATAGGTCCGATAGCTGGGAACTCAGAATACCTCTCTATGCTTTTTTCCATAATAGCAGGAGAAGATCCCAGGGATGCTACAACCATAAGCTATTCCGCAGAGGACAAACCCACTGTTATTCCGTTAAAGGGACTAAGAGTAGGAGTGATAAGTAACATAATGGAGTCTTCAGATAAGGAGATTGTTTCCATATTCAGGAACATCACAAACAAGATGAGTGACGAGGGAGCAGTGGTAGAGGAGACCGAGTTGAAGAACGTTGAATTAGCTTTGCCGTCCTATTATGTCATAGCTATGTCTGAGGCCAGCTCAAACCTAGCTAGATTTGACGGGGTCAGATACGGTTTTTCAAAATACAACGAGGGAAATTGGAAAGAGACCTTCTCTAAGAACCGAGGTGAAGGCTTCGGCTTGGAGGTGAAAAGGAGAATACTTCTAGGTAGTTTCATATTGAGTGCCGGGTATTATGATCAATACTATATTAGGGCATTGAAAGCGAGGAACCTAATAAAGAAGAACATGGATTCTCTGTTCTCTAAATACGACGTGTTAATCTCTCCCACAATGCCAGTGCTTCCTCCAAAAATAGGGGAAGTAATAGATGATCCTGTAAAGATGTACGCCATAGACCTAAACACTGTTTTAGCCAATTTAACCGCAATACCCGCAATATCGTTACCAGTTGGTTTCGCCTCACGCTTGCCAGTAGGTATGCAAATCATGGGAAGATACCTTAGCGACACTTTCCTCCTAGGCATTTCCAGATTCATAGAACAGTTGACAGGTCTTCATGACTTGATAGCATGA
- the cutA gene encoding divalent-cation tolerance protein CutA codes for MSKGILLISTVSSEEDAEKIARHLVERKFAACVNVIPKITSFYFWQGKLQKDSELLLLIKTIKDMEEMIIDEVKRIHPYQVPEVLSFDIENGLEEYINWMMSSVSHENRGK; via the coding sequence ATGAGCAAAGGTATACTACTCATTTCAACTGTGTCTTCTGAAGAAGATGCTGAGAAAATAGCTAGACACCTAGTAGAGAGAAAGTTCGCAGCTTGCGTTAACGTAATCCCTAAAATAACATCGTTTTACTTCTGGCAAGGAAAGTTACAGAAGGATTCTGAACTTTTGCTCCTAATTAAAACTATAAAAGACATGGAGGAAATGATCATAGATGAAGTGAAGCGAATACATCCCTACCAAGTACCTGAAGTTCTCTCCTTCGATATCGAAAATGGACTAGAAGAATATATTAATTGGATGATGTCAAGTGTGTCTCATGAAAATCGAGGTAAATGA
- the twy1 gene encoding 4-demethylwyosine synthase TYW1 → MSKIFKELEKEKYHIIGGHSAYKKCHWTHEYLVTGRSCYKGKFYGIESHRCVQMTPVAAWCWFRCVHCWRLEPEDIGLDWDDTKMQGFDDPEFIAERSIEEHRRAVSGYYGREGVRPERVKDASSPKHVAISLTGEPTLYEKLGDLIKEYHRRGMTTFLVTSGVRPDVLASLEEEPTQLFVSLQAPNEMKHKIINRAVVPNSWNLVMRTLQMLPSFSSPTVLRLTLIKGMNMSDKDIEQFSKLIDISRPTYIEAKAYMHVGPSTYRLSRDAMPRHQEIREFSKKLEKATGYHILSEHAPSRIVLLSQLDRPIQIGNAWNQKWDWSTKDTEDDINGEYKEAEKGCTEE, encoded by the coding sequence ATGAGTAAAATCTTCAAAGAATTAGAAAAGGAAAAATATCACATAATCGGAGGTCATAGTGCATACAAGAAGTGTCACTGGACTCACGAATATTTAGTAACAGGTAGGTCATGCTATAAGGGTAAATTCTACGGGATTGAGAGTCACAGATGCGTACAAATGACTCCCGTTGCTGCATGGTGTTGGTTTAGGTGTGTACATTGTTGGAGATTAGAACCAGAGGATATAGGGTTAGACTGGGACGACACCAAAATGCAAGGTTTCGACGATCCAGAGTTCATCGCTGAGAGGAGCATAGAAGAGCATAGAAGAGCTGTGTCAGGATATTACGGAAGAGAAGGAGTTAGACCAGAAAGAGTGAAGGATGCATCTAGTCCTAAACATGTTGCAATAAGCCTAACCGGCGAACCTACCTTGTATGAAAAACTTGGAGACTTGATAAAGGAATATCACAGGAGGGGCATGACTACGTTTCTAGTAACTAGTGGAGTGAGGCCAGACGTGCTCGCATCCCTTGAAGAGGAGCCAACTCAACTTTTCGTATCTCTTCAAGCCCCAAACGAAATGAAACACAAGATCATAAACAGAGCCGTAGTTCCTAACTCATGGAATCTAGTTATGAGAACCTTACAGATGTTACCCAGTTTCAGCAGCCCAACGGTTCTGAGGTTAACTTTAATCAAGGGTATGAATATGTCAGATAAAGACATAGAGCAGTTTTCCAAGTTGATCGATATCTCTAGGCCTACTTACATAGAGGCAAAAGCTTACATGCATGTAGGTCCTTCTACGTATAGGCTTTCCCGCGATGCGATGCCCAGACACCAAGAGATAAGGGAGTTCTCCAAAAAACTTGAGAAAGCTACTGGATATCACATACTTTCAGAACACGCACCTAGCAGAATAGTACTTCTAAGTCAGTTAGATAGACCAATTCAGATAGGCAATGCATGGAACCAAAAATGGGACTGGTCTACAAAGGACACAGAAGATGATATCAACGGAGAATATAAAGAAGCTGAAAAAGGTTGTACTGAGGAATGA
- a CDS encoding metallophosphoesterase: MIEIAKSLFIESDLPVVYLKEIDAVVMSDVHIGYEQDMARKGIYIPKVQKKRFLSIYEKSINTFKVKKIIINGDFKHSFEKLTRQENEELSEIFKRTRDDGIEVKVVKGNHDNFISLVTEKFDNVELLEDMKLNDVVITHGHKNVEKSDGMTYILGHEHPRLSVRDKIGYVKRFQVFLKVPVKDSSSNIIVLPSVGTYQAGNDVTILHSGYMSPLIRNHGSLENARPYVIIEGEGIMEFPELKLLRKILI; the protein is encoded by the coding sequence ATGATAGAGATTGCCAAGTCCTTGTTCATAGAGAGTGATCTGCCAGTGGTGTATCTTAAAGAAATCGACGCAGTAGTGATGTCTGACGTTCATATAGGTTACGAACAAGATATGGCAAGAAAGGGAATATATATACCGAAAGTGCAGAAAAAGAGGTTCCTCTCAATATACGAGAAGAGCATAAACACTTTCAAGGTAAAGAAGATCATAATCAACGGAGACTTCAAACATAGCTTCGAAAAACTTACGAGACAGGAGAATGAAGAACTCTCGGAGATCTTCAAAAGGACTAGAGACGACGGCATAGAGGTCAAAGTGGTGAAAGGAAATCACGATAATTTCATCTCTTTAGTCACGGAGAAGTTCGACAACGTGGAACTTTTAGAGGATATGAAACTCAACGACGTAGTTATCACTCATGGTCACAAGAACGTTGAGAAGAGTGACGGAATGACTTACATCCTAGGCCACGAACACCCAAGGTTATCGGTTAGGGACAAAATAGGCTATGTAAAGAGGTTCCAAGTTTTCCTTAAAGTTCCAGTAAAAGACTCCTCTTCGAACATAATAGTTTTACCTTCAGTTGGAACTTACCAAGCCGGAAACGATGTCACCATACTTCATTCTGGCTACATGAGCCCGCTTATAAGGAATCACGGTTCGCTCGAGAATGCGAGGCCTTACGTTATAATCGAAGGAGAGGGTATAATGGAGTTCCCCGAATTGAAGCTTTTAAGGAAGATCCTTATTTAA
- a CDS encoding DUF373 family protein, with protein MAKIIVIYIDIDDDLGEIGIETPVIGENAVKSAIETASEYMVYDSDFNSMVAAYNTYKRLKKQGEDVEIVFIAGSKKSELEAQLAFSTKIDDVIEKIRPTEAIVVYDSPEDAKAIPIVQSRLKVSAIQQVIVEQHRGVEETYMLIGRYLKRAFSEEKFSRIFLGVPGLIFVLVGIFSLLNLSYYIGPVILATIGVAMIIRGLRIDEEIEKWWENSVIMVITSVISIISAIIGVVSLDLEIQSVKISTFSQGLDLVLGTLLPYFTFAIVVLFSGKAISKAISRDIRVWHDLIKVVSTIFMYYIIFDFLDEIGRNQFLGTETLFTLVVSSAVIISSYIALSFVERYKITKT; from the coding sequence ATGGCAAAGATAATAGTAATATACATTGACATAGATGACGATTTAGGAGAGATAGGTATAGAAACTCCTGTAATAGGAGAGAATGCAGTAAAAAGTGCCATAGAAACTGCCTCGGAGTACATGGTCTACGACTCTGATTTCAATTCCATGGTTGCAGCTTATAACACGTATAAGCGATTGAAGAAACAGGGGGAAGACGTAGAAATAGTTTTTATAGCGGGTTCTAAGAAGAGCGAGTTAGAGGCACAACTGGCTTTCTCTACCAAAATAGACGATGTTATAGAGAAGATTCGTCCAACAGAAGCCATAGTAGTGTATGATAGCCCAGAGGACGCCAAAGCCATCCCGATAGTACAGTCGAGGTTAAAGGTCTCAGCTATTCAACAAGTAATAGTAGAGCAACACAGAGGGGTAGAAGAGACCTATATGTTGATAGGCAGATACCTGAAAAGAGCTTTTTCTGAAGAAAAATTTTCAAGAATATTCCTCGGCGTCCCAGGTCTGATTTTCGTATTAGTTGGAATTTTCTCCCTACTTAACCTATCGTATTATATAGGTCCAGTAATTTTGGCTACTATAGGCGTAGCAATGATCATAAGAGGCCTCAGGATAGATGAGGAAATAGAGAAATGGTGGGAGAACTCAGTCATCATGGTCATAACTTCGGTCATTTCTATAATATCTGCGATAATAGGAGTGGTGAGCTTAGATCTAGAGATACAAAGCGTGAAGATTTCTACATTTAGTCAAGGTTTAGACTTAGTTTTGGGTACTTTGCTACCTTACTTCACTTTCGCTATAGTAGTTCTCTTTAGCGGAAAAGCCATATCAAAGGCGATCTCCAGAGACATAAGAGTCTGGCACGACCTCATCAAAGTAGTCTCAACTATATTTATGTATTATATTATCTTTGATTTCCTAGACGAAATAGGAAGGAATCAGTTCCTTGGAACCGAGACATTATTTACTCTTGTAGTATCTTCAGCAGTCATAATTTCATCTTACATAGCACTTAGTTTCGTAGAAAGATATAAAATCACTAAAACATGA
- the dph5 gene encoding diphthine synthase: MGELYFIGMGLSRSLMTNKALDIIRKADVIIYDTYTSFSCDISPDYVRSLTSGKVIEANRDLLENRSAEVISLAKEKAVVVATVGDPMIATTHVSMAIEARKAGVKVSVVPGVSVHCYLISKSMLSSYKFGKSVTIVYPSYGIMDTAPYSVIKSNRSLDIHTILYLDIREGKFMTPNEAVSLLLQMEDMRKENVIKEDDVIVVGSRLGCEDEAVVSLSLSEAKKYDFGKPPHILIFPSNLHYMEADALKWMTTK; this comes from the coding sequence ATGGGAGAACTTTACTTTATAGGTATGGGTCTTTCTAGGTCGTTAATGACTAACAAGGCGCTGGACATTATAAGGAAAGCTGATGTGATAATATACGATACTTACACATCGTTTTCTTGTGATATATCACCCGACTACGTGAGGTCTCTTACGTCAGGTAAGGTAATTGAGGCGAATAGGGACCTTCTAGAGAACAGAAGCGCAGAAGTCATAAGTCTAGCTAAGGAAAAAGCAGTGGTTGTAGCTACGGTTGGTGACCCAATGATAGCTACGACACATGTTTCAATGGCTATTGAAGCCAGAAAAGCGGGAGTAAAGGTGTCTGTAGTTCCGGGTGTCTCAGTTCATTGTTACCTCATCTCAAAGTCAATGTTATCTTCGTATAAGTTTGGTAAATCAGTGACGATAGTCTATCCCAGCTACGGTATAATGGATACTGCGCCTTACTCTGTAATAAAATCCAATAGATCTCTAGATATACATACAATTTTATATTTAGATATAAGAGAGGGTAAATTTATGACTCCCAACGAAGCTGTGTCGTTGCTCTTACAAATGGAGGACATGAGAAAAGAGAACGTGATAAAGGAAGACGATGTGATAGTAGTGGGATCCAGATTAGGATGTGAAGACGAGGCTGTAGTGAGCCTGAGCTTAAGCGAGGCTAAAAAATACGATTTCGGCAAACCCCCACACATACTCATATTTCCTTCTAACTTACATTATATGGAGGCTGATGCTTTGAAATGGATGACAACGAAATAA
- a CDS encoding TATA-box-binding protein encodes MENIVATVTLDQNLDLYAMERSIPNIEYDPDQFPGLIFRLEQPKVTSLIFKSGKMVVTGAKSTDELIKAVKRIIRTLRRYSIRIIGKPKIQIQNIVASANLHVHVNLDKAAFLLENNMYEPEQFPGLIFRMDEPKVVLLIFSSGKMVITGAKREDEVYKAVKRIFEKLNELECISAVEEEEELEL; translated from the coding sequence ATAGAGAACATAGTTGCCACTGTCACCTTAGATCAAAACTTAGATCTATACGCAATGGAGAGGAGCATTCCCAACATAGAATATGATCCAGATCAGTTCCCTGGTTTAATATTCAGGCTGGAACAACCCAAGGTAACGTCCTTAATTTTCAAGTCGGGGAAAATGGTGGTAACTGGTGCTAAGAGCACAGACGAATTGATTAAGGCTGTTAAGCGAATAATTAGAACCCTGAGAAGGTATAGCATAAGGATAATTGGAAAACCTAAAATACAGATACAGAACATCGTAGCGTCTGCTAACCTTCATGTGCATGTCAACTTAGATAAGGCTGCATTTCTCCTTGAAAATAATATGTACGAGCCTGAACAGTTCCCTGGTTTAATATTTAGAATGGACGAACCAAAAGTCGTTCTCTTGATATTCAGCAGTGGTAAAATGGTAATAACCGGGGCGAAGAGAGAGGACGAAGTTTACAAGGCGGTGAAAAGGATATTCGAGAAACTTAACGAGCTTGAATGCATAAGTGCAGTAGAAGAGGAAGAAGAGTTAGAATTGTAA
- a CDS encoding DEAD/DEAH box helicase — MILKTFCIEQKVDKATFNDLVKFSRFLGKSGSCYQFAIDSERAIQNRVKPDDIFSLLDELGIPLMEQDRSKILESIYPYDAEFLIHGDKLLLKPHVYLADIFKGRVSSRAIFYDRYSKVFVVKPSMYFAIKRLLEENGLVVKEIDLPHNIKVDFTGQLRAYQVEAIDTWKNKGMRGVISLPTGSGKTVIGVAAVAEAKVPTLVVSFTKEQLLQWKDAMLNFSTVRDVGLFYSKEKRIEDVTITTYQTAFRHIKEIWNKFGLLIIDEAHHLPADKFRIIAENCLTQYKLGLSATPYREDGRHEFLFSMMGGVVYSKEASELIAKGYLAPYELIQVKVDLMPLEKKKYFELLKRFRTFSKGRSVMDLIKNVKKGDPNAVNAMKIYSELKKVVNLSENKLKKVQEIIEENRDKKILVFTQYVDQAERIARNCNASLLTGKTPHKEREDTIKNFKSSPSGVLVLTTVGDEGLDIPDANVGIIVAGTSSRRQFIQRLGRLLRSSEGKKALLYEVIVKGTSEEYQSRKRKSVDILDSLDD, encoded by the coding sequence GTGATCTTGAAGACTTTCTGTATAGAGCAGAAGGTGGATAAGGCAACTTTCAATGACCTAGTTAAATTCTCCAGATTTTTAGGCAAGTCTGGGTCTTGTTACCAATTCGCTATAGATTCTGAGAGAGCCATTCAAAATAGAGTCAAGCCAGACGATATATTTTCCTTGCTGGATGAACTGGGAATTCCATTGATGGAACAGGATAGGTCAAAAATATTAGAAAGTATTTATCCATACGATGCTGAATTTTTAATACATGGTGATAAATTATTATTAAAACCTCACGTTTATTTAGCGGATATATTTAAGGGTAGAGTTTCATCTCGTGCTATCTTTTACGATAGGTACTCGAAGGTTTTTGTAGTTAAACCTTCCATGTACTTTGCGATCAAGAGGCTTCTGGAAGAGAACGGATTAGTTGTGAAGGAGATAGATTTACCACATAACATAAAAGTCGATTTCACGGGACAACTTAGGGCCTATCAAGTCGAAGCAATAGATACTTGGAAGAACAAGGGAATGAGAGGGGTAATCTCACTGCCTACGGGGAGCGGAAAGACCGTGATAGGAGTAGCAGCGGTAGCAGAAGCTAAAGTACCAACCCTAGTAGTCTCCTTCACGAAAGAGCAACTCTTGCAATGGAAAGATGCTATGCTTAACTTCTCTACAGTAAGGGACGTTGGACTATTTTACTCCAAGGAAAAGAGGATAGAGGATGTAACAATAACTACATACCAGACTGCTTTCCGTCATATCAAGGAGATTTGGAACAAATTCGGTCTGCTGATAATAGATGAAGCACACCATTTACCTGCAGATAAGTTTAGAATCATAGCGGAGAACTGCCTGACTCAATACAAGCTCGGTCTGTCAGCAACCCCCTATAGGGAGGATGGAAGGCACGAATTTCTCTTTTCTATGATGGGAGGGGTCGTCTATTCCAAGGAAGCCTCAGAACTCATAGCCAAAGGGTACCTTGCACCGTATGAGTTAATTCAGGTTAAGGTAGACCTGATGCCTTTAGAAAAGAAGAAGTACTTTGAATTGCTAAAGAGGTTCAGAACTTTCTCTAAGGGAAGGTCAGTGATGGATCTTATAAAGAACGTAAAGAAGGGAGACCCTAACGCTGTGAATGCCATGAAGATATACTCTGAGCTAAAGAAAGTAGTGAACTTATCCGAAAATAAATTGAAGAAGGTTCAGGAAATAATAGAAGAGAACCGCGATAAGAAGATCCTGGTTTTCACCCAATACGTGGATCAGGCCGAGAGGATAGCCCGAAACTGTAACGCTTCACTTCTAACAGGTAAAACACCTCATAAAGAGAGAGAAGATACTATAAAGAACTTCAAGTCTTCTCCATCAGGGGTTCTCGTTTTGACTACGGTAGGCGACGAGGGATTAGACATACCCGACGCTAATGTCGGAATAATAGTTGCAGGAACTAGCTCTAGGAGGCAATTCATCCAACGCCTAGGTAGGTTACTTAGGTCCAGCGAAGGGAAGAAGGCATTACTTTACGAGGTAATCGTGAAAGGAACCTCTGAGGAATATCAGTCGAGGAAAAGGAAGAGTGTTGACATCTTAGATTCTCTAGACGATTAA
- a CDS encoding DUF357 domain-containing protein: protein MDDNEIRSRALKYISGMKERLSKIGDTGSFNKVIELARQYTEDAEYYLEKGDLATSLVDVVYAEGLLDSINFLTGKDESEVSKKVFVGGTFDILHPGHVEFLKEASKYGRVFVSVARDDNSEKVKGRKPINDENTRLAVIKGIRYVHDAFLGDSKDFLKSVERVNPDIIFLGPDQRVNEEELKKSLKERGINVEVIRLKERVNKWTHSSSSQIIKEIVSRYCDDPNKTEGKGGS, encoded by the coding sequence ATGGATGACAACGAAATAAGGTCCCGCGCTTTGAAGTATATCAGCGGGATGAAGGAAAGACTATCAAAAATAGGCGACACGGGGTCCTTTAATAAAGTGATCGAGTTAGCTAGGCAGTACACTGAAGATGCAGAGTATTATCTAGAAAAGGGAGACTTGGCTACCTCACTTGTAGACGTAGTATATGCTGAAGGTTTATTGGACTCTATAAATTTCTTGACAGGAAAGGATGAATCCGAGGTCTCTAAGAAAGTTTTCGTAGGTGGAACCTTCGACATATTACACCCGGGTCACGTAGAGTTCCTTAAGGAAGCTTCGAAATACGGTCGTGTTTTTGTGTCGGTTGCCAGGGACGATAATTCAGAGAAGGTGAAAGGAAGAAAGCCAATTAATGATGAGAACACACGTCTGGCCGTCATAAAAGGTATACGTTACGTCCATGATGCTTTCCTCGGTGACAGCAAGGATTTCCTTAAGAGCGTTGAGAGGGTAAACCCTGATATAATCTTCCTGGGTCCAGACCAAAGAGTGAACGAGGAGGAGCTAAAGAAGTCTCTTAAGGAGAGAGGAATAAATGTGGAGGTGATCAGGCTAAAAGAGAGAGTCAACAAATGGACTCACTCGAGTTCTAGCCAGATAATCAAGGAAATAGTTTCTAGATATTGTGACGATCCAAATAAAACTGAGGGAAAAGGAGGAAGTTAA